A genomic region of Xanthomonas campestris pv. phormiicola contains the following coding sequences:
- a CDS encoding GtrA family protein — MSLLRQGGQFVLIGLLQLLIDWSVFVAATAAGMPPIPANVLGRVCGALLGFWLNGRITFASGDGARLGWSRFGRFMAVWILMTLLSTWLVALCVDALGLRLAWLAKPVVEGLLAVLSFFVGRHLVYR; from the coding sequence ATGAGTCTGCTGCGCCAGGGCGGTCAATTCGTGCTGATCGGATTGCTGCAACTGCTGATCGACTGGAGCGTGTTCGTCGCGGCGACCGCTGCCGGCATGCCGCCGATCCCGGCCAACGTACTCGGCCGCGTGTGCGGCGCCCTGCTCGGCTTCTGGCTCAACGGCCGCATCACCTTCGCCAGCGGCGACGGCGCGCGGCTGGGCTGGTCGCGCTTCGGCCGCTTCATGGCGGTGTGGATCCTGATGACCCTGCTCAGCACCTGGCTGGTGGCGCTGTGCGTGGACGCGCTCGGCCTGCGCCTGGCCTGGCTGGCCAAGCCGGTGGTCGAGGGCCTGCTGGCGGTACTGTCGTTCTTCGTGGGGCGGCATCTGGTGTATCGCTAG
- the atpG gene encoding F0F1 ATP synthase subunit gamma gives MAGGREIKTKIKSVQNTRKVTRALEMVSASKIRKAQDRMKTSRPYAQAMKQVIGHLAQASTEDTHPFLVQRDAVKRVGYIVISSDRGLAGGLNNNLFRKMLGEVRQWQDQGAGIDVVTIGQKASVFFRRLKVDMVGSVSHLGDVPQLEQLIGVIKVMLDAFTEGRVDRVYLVYNRFVNTMTQKASFDQLLPLPAAESQVAHHDWDYLYEPDAATVLEHVMTRYIESLVYQAVLENVASEHAARMVAMKAASDNANKLISTLQLIYNKARQAAITQEISEIVGGAAAV, from the coding sequence ATGGCAGGCGGACGCGAAATCAAAACCAAGATCAAGAGCGTGCAGAACACCCGCAAGGTGACGCGCGCGCTCGAGATGGTCTCGGCCTCCAAGATCCGCAAGGCGCAGGATCGGATGAAGACCTCGCGGCCGTACGCGCAGGCGATGAAGCAGGTGATCGGGCATCTGGCGCAGGCCAGCACCGAGGACACGCATCCGTTCCTGGTGCAGCGCGACGCGGTCAAGCGCGTCGGCTACATCGTGATCTCCTCCGATCGCGGCCTGGCCGGCGGCCTCAACAACAACCTGTTCCGCAAGATGCTGGGCGAAGTGCGCCAGTGGCAGGACCAGGGCGCCGGCATCGACGTGGTCACCATCGGCCAGAAGGCCTCGGTGTTCTTCCGCCGGCTCAAGGTGGACATGGTCGGCAGCGTCAGCCACCTCGGCGACGTGCCGCAGCTGGAACAGCTGATCGGCGTGATCAAGGTGATGCTGGATGCATTCACCGAGGGCAGGGTCGACCGCGTCTACCTGGTCTACAACCGCTTCGTGAACACGATGACGCAGAAGGCCAGCTTCGACCAGCTGCTGCCGCTGCCGGCGGCGGAGAGCCAGGTCGCGCACCACGACTGGGACTACCTGTACGAACCCGATGCCGCGACCGTGCTGGAGCACGTGATGACGCGCTACATCGAGTCGCTGGTGTACCAGGCGGTGCTGGAGAACGTGGCCTCCGAGCATGCTGCGCGCATGGTCGCGATGAAGGCGGCCAGCGACAACGCCAACAAGCTGATCAGCACCTTGCAGCTGATCTACAACAAGGCGCGGCAGGCGGCGATCACCCAGGAAATTTCCGAGATCGTCGGCGGCGCAGCCGCTGTGTAG
- the glmU gene encoding bifunctional UDP-N-acetylglucosamine diphosphorylase/glucosamine-1-phosphate N-acetyltransferase GlmU: protein MSLPLHVVILAAGAGKRMKSAKPKVLQPIAGRPMLAHVIDTARQLQPAAIHVVYGHGGDAVRAAFGDQPDLLWAEQAQQLGTGHAVQQAMAEVPDAATVLVLYGDVPLIRADTLLRLLHSPGRLAVLVAEPEDPSGYGRIVRDAAGKVAAIVEHKEADDEQRRIRIINTGIVTAESTALKRWLAQLRSDNAQGEYYLTDVFAAAAAEFTPAEMVLVADPIEAEGANDPWQLAQLERAWQLRAARALCEQGAHLLDPNRLDQRGRVRVGRDVCIDVNVVLEGEVELGDGVSIGPFVRLKDVVLGPGTEVRAHCDLEGVVTEGAVLIGPFARLRPGTVLADGVHIGNFVETKKAVLGVGSKANHLSYLGDATIGSGVNIGAGTITCNYDGVNKSQTTIGDDVFVGSNSALVAPLAIGAGATIGAGSVITRDAPAGQLTVARVRQSTHADWKRPKKK from the coding sequence ATGAGCCTGCCGCTGCACGTCGTGATCCTCGCCGCCGGTGCGGGCAAGCGGATGAAGTCCGCCAAGCCCAAGGTGCTGCAACCCATCGCCGGCCGGCCGATGCTGGCGCATGTGATCGACACCGCGCGCCAGCTGCAGCCGGCGGCGATCCATGTGGTCTACGGCCATGGCGGCGACGCGGTGCGCGCGGCCTTCGGCGACCAGCCGGATCTGCTGTGGGCCGAGCAGGCGCAGCAGCTGGGCACCGGGCATGCGGTGCAGCAGGCGATGGCCGAGGTGCCGGATGCGGCCACCGTGCTGGTGCTGTACGGCGACGTGCCGCTGATCCGCGCCGATACCTTGTTGCGCCTGCTGCATTCGCCGGGGCGGCTGGCGGTGCTGGTGGCCGAACCCGAGGATCCCAGCGGTTATGGCCGCATCGTGCGCGACGCGGCGGGCAAGGTCGCGGCGATCGTGGAGCACAAGGAGGCCGACGACGAACAGCGCCGCATCCGCATCATCAACACCGGCATCGTCACCGCCGAATCCACCGCGCTCAAGCGCTGGCTGGCGCAGCTGCGCAGCGACAACGCGCAGGGCGAGTACTACCTCACCGACGTGTTCGCCGCCGCCGCGGCCGAATTCACCCCGGCGGAGATGGTGCTGGTGGCCGATCCGATCGAGGCCGAAGGCGCCAACGACCCGTGGCAGCTGGCGCAGCTGGAGCGCGCCTGGCAGCTGCGCGCGGCGCGTGCGCTGTGCGAGCAGGGCGCGCACCTGCTCGATCCGAACCGGCTGGACCAGCGCGGCCGCGTGCGCGTGGGCCGCGACGTGTGCATCGACGTGAACGTGGTGCTGGAAGGCGAGGTGGAACTGGGCGACGGGGTCAGCATCGGCCCGTTCGTGCGGCTGAAGGACGTGGTGCTGGGACCGGGCACCGAAGTGCGCGCGCACTGCGACCTGGAAGGCGTGGTCACCGAGGGCGCGGTGCTGATCGGTCCGTTCGCGCGGCTGCGGCCGGGCACGGTGCTGGCCGACGGCGTGCACATCGGCAACTTCGTGGAGACCAAGAAGGCGGTGCTCGGGGTCGGCAGCAAGGCCAATCATCTGAGCTATCTGGGCGATGCGACGATCGGCAGCGGGGTCAACATCGGCGCCGGCACCATCACCTGCAACTACGACGGCGTGAACAAGTCGCAGACCACGATCGGCGACGACGTCTTCGTCGGCTCCAACAGCGCGCTGGTGGCGCCGCTGGCGATCGGCGCGGGGGCGACCATCGGCGCCGGGTCGGTGATCACGCGCGACGCGCCGGCCGGGCAGCTCACCGTGGCGCGGGTGCGGCAGAGCACGCACGCAGACTGGAAGCGGCCGAAGAAGAAATAG
- a CDS encoding ABC transporter permease, whose amino-acid sequence MDRLLISPYRHPLLAMLIVLQMALGYPVLLAMGTLASQAHARMHASSGIDDDAHLLTLRLNGRVSGTEAQREAAALRAIPGVLHVAAINQLPFGPEHWSTLMGPRADGAGGQFRVTTYLGGPGLLAALGLRLQRGRDFASDEYRDLPSPTALDLAQRVILTQSLAARLFPGRDAVGQAVYLGGRPPAQVVGIVERLRAPGTGDEDGAILALRLRDDGDALYVLRIAHGDPTQLRARLGADAQRIAAGRMHELGSAGELRSQQRRLHRQRLMLLAAGAALWLLATTATVYAISELMVRQRYRQIALRRALGARAAQVRRQLHQENLLLCGLGVAIGAGVAALLRRVLPEAAALSPPPLSALVVALLLLAAGWLAMRGPAVRAARLSPAAYR is encoded by the coding sequence ATGGATCGATTGCTGATCTCGCCGTACAGGCACCCGCTGCTGGCGATGCTGATCGTGCTGCAGATGGCGCTCGGCTATCCGGTGCTGCTCGCCATGGGCACGCTGGCGTCGCAGGCGCATGCGCGGATGCACGCCTCCAGCGGCATCGACGACGATGCGCATCTGCTGACGCTGCGCCTCAACGGCCGCGTGTCCGGGACGGAAGCGCAGCGCGAGGCGGCGGCATTGCGCGCGATCCCCGGCGTCCTGCACGTGGCGGCGATCAATCAGCTGCCGTTCGGACCCGAGCACTGGAGCACGCTGATGGGACCGCGCGCCGACGGCGCCGGCGGACAGTTCCGCGTGACCACCTACCTCGGCGGTCCCGGACTGCTGGCGGCGCTGGGCCTGCGCCTGCAGCGCGGCCGCGATTTCGCCAGCGACGAGTACCGCGACCTCCCCTCGCCCACCGCGCTGGACCTGGCGCAGCGGGTGATCCTGACCCAGTCGTTGGCAGCGAGGCTGTTCCCCGGCCGCGACGCGGTGGGGCAGGCGGTGTATCTGGGCGGCCGGCCGCCCGCGCAGGTGGTCGGCATCGTCGAGCGGCTGCGCGCGCCTGGCACCGGCGACGAGGACGGCGCCATCCTGGCGCTGCGCTTGCGCGACGACGGCGACGCGCTGTATGTGCTGCGCATCGCGCACGGCGATCCGACGCAGCTCCGCGCGCGCCTGGGGGCGGATGCGCAGCGGATCGCGGCGGGGCGGATGCACGAGCTGGGCAGCGCCGGCGAACTGCGCTCGCAGCAACGGCGCCTGCATCGCCAGCGGCTGATGCTGCTGGCGGCAGGTGCGGCGCTGTGGCTGCTCGCCACGACCGCGACGGTCTACGCCATCAGCGAGCTGATGGTGCGCCAGCGTTACCGGCAGATCGCGCTGCGTCGCGCGCTGGGCGCGCGTGCGGCGCAAGTCCGCCGGCAACTGCATCAGGAAAACCTGCTGCTCTGCGGCCTGGGCGTCGCCATCGGCGCGGGCGTCGCCGCGCTGTTGCGCCGGGTCCTGCCGGAGGCCGCAGCGCTGTCGCCGCCGCCGCTGTCCGCCCTGGTCGTCGCCTTGCTGTTGCTCGCGGCCGGCTGGCTGGCGATGCGCGGACCGGCCGTTCGCGCGGCGCGGCTGTCGCCTGCGGCGTATCGCTGA
- the atpD gene encoding F0F1 ATP synthase subunit beta: protein MSQGKIVQIIGAVVDVEFARADVPKIYDALKVEGTAITLEVQQQLGDGIVRTIALGSTDGLKRNLVATNTGRAISVPVGPGTLGRIMDVLGRPIDEAGDVQATDHWEIHRAAPSYEDQSSATELLETGIKVIDLMCPFAKGGKVGLFGGAGVGKTVNMMELINNIAKAHSGLSVFAGVGERTREGNDFYHEMKDSNVLDKVAMVYGQMNEPPGNRLRVALTGLTMAEYFRDEKDENGKGKDVLLFVDNIYRYTLAGTEVSALLGRMPSAVGYQPTLAEEMGVLQERITSTKTGSITSIQAVYVPADDYTDPSPATTFAHLDSTVALSRSIASLGIYPAVDPLDSTSRMMDPNVIGHEHYDTARRVQMTLQKYKELKDIIAILGMDELSEEDKQSVSRARKIERFFSQPFHVAEVFTGSPGKYVSLKDTIRGFKGIVEGEYDHLPEQAFYMVGSIEEAVEKAKKMAEKA, encoded by the coding sequence ATGAGTCAGGGCAAGATCGTTCAGATCATCGGCGCGGTCGTCGACGTCGAATTCGCGCGTGCCGATGTGCCGAAGATTTACGACGCACTGAAGGTCGAAGGCACGGCCATCACGCTGGAAGTGCAGCAGCAGCTGGGCGACGGCATCGTGCGCACCATCGCGCTCGGCTCCACCGACGGCCTCAAGCGCAACCTGGTGGCGACCAACACCGGCCGCGCGATCTCGGTGCCGGTCGGCCCGGGCACGCTGGGCCGGATCATGGACGTGCTGGGCCGCCCGATCGACGAGGCCGGCGACGTGCAGGCCACCGACCATTGGGAAATCCACCGCGCCGCGCCGAGCTACGAGGACCAGTCCTCGGCCACCGAGCTGCTGGAAACCGGCATCAAGGTCATCGACCTGATGTGCCCGTTCGCCAAGGGCGGCAAGGTCGGCCTGTTCGGCGGCGCCGGCGTCGGCAAGACCGTCAACATGATGGAACTGATCAACAACATCGCCAAGGCGCACTCGGGCCTGTCCGTGTTCGCCGGCGTGGGCGAGCGGACCCGCGAGGGCAACGACTTCTACCACGAGATGAAGGACTCCAACGTCCTGGACAAGGTCGCGATGGTGTACGGCCAGATGAACGAGCCGCCGGGCAACCGCCTGCGCGTGGCGCTGACCGGCCTGACCATGGCCGAGTACTTCCGCGACGAGAAGGACGAGAACGGCAAGGGCAAGGACGTGCTGCTGTTCGTCGACAACATCTACCGCTACACCCTGGCCGGGACCGAAGTGTCGGCGCTGCTGGGCCGCATGCCGTCGGCGGTGGGCTACCAGCCGACCCTGGCCGAGGAAATGGGCGTGCTGCAGGAGCGCATCACCTCCACCAAGACCGGCTCGATCACCTCGATCCAGGCCGTGTACGTGCCCGCGGACGATTACACCGACCCGTCGCCGGCGACCACCTTCGCCCACCTCGACTCGACCGTCGCGCTGTCGCGCAGCATCGCCTCGCTGGGTATCTACCCGGCGGTGGATCCGCTGGATTCGACCTCGCGCATGATGGATCCGAACGTGATCGGCCACGAGCACTACGACACCGCCCGCCGCGTGCAGATGACCCTGCAGAAGTACAAGGAACTGAAGGACATCATCGCGATCCTGGGCATGGACGAGCTGTCCGAAGAGGACAAGCAGTCGGTGTCGCGCGCGCGCAAGATCGAACGCTTCTTCAGCCAGCCGTTCCACGTGGCCGAAGTGTTCACCGGCTCGCCGGGCAAGTACGTGTCGCTGAAGGACACCATCCGCGGCTTCAAGGGCATCGTCGAAGGCGAGTACGACCACCTGCCGGAGCAGGCGTTCTACATGGTCGGCAGCATCGAAGAAGCGGTCGAGAAGGCCAAGAAGATGGCCGAGAAGGCCTGA
- a CDS encoding HAMP domain-containing histidine kinase translates to MKWRRSFTVGLFLRLLPVLALAAAMPWLLAYWMDRGWEVVTFSALSLLALMWWTLRRATAPMRSLFRALAGTVSSYRDGEYNFGVHWRGDDELGEMVAAHRQLGDILREQRQGLAQRELMLDTMVQNTPVAMLLTSKGGDGLRRVVFSNLAARKLLHGGWKLEGQRLDDLLLGMPPALREAVARGGDSLFTIDDEEDPEEEQVYHLSRRRFRLNGRLHELLLIRLLTAELRRQEVHTWKKVIRVISHELNNSLAPIASLAHSGAELVRRQKVERLEEVFGTIEERARHLEGFIRGYARFAKLPQPQLQTVHWAQFLGGLQQQIPFALELETPDLHSRVDPAQLQQALLNLVKNAHESSPEGLAPADSVRIRVSTRPEWLRIEVLDRGSGMNEAVLHNALMPFYSTKRNGTGLGLALTREIVEAHGGRLSLQNRDDGGLCVAVQLPLASAN, encoded by the coding sequence ATGAAATGGCGCCGTTCCTTCACCGTCGGCCTGTTCCTGCGCCTGCTGCCGGTGCTGGCGCTGGCCGCGGCGATGCCGTGGCTGCTGGCGTACTGGATGGACCGCGGCTGGGAAGTGGTGACCTTCTCGGCGCTGTCGCTGCTGGCGCTGATGTGGTGGACGCTGCGCCGCGCCACCGCACCGATGCGCTCGCTGTTCCGTGCCCTGGCCGGCACCGTCAGCAGCTACCGCGACGGCGAATACAACTTCGGCGTGCACTGGCGCGGCGACGACGAACTGGGCGAGATGGTCGCCGCGCATCGGCAGCTGGGCGACATCCTGCGCGAGCAACGCCAGGGCCTGGCGCAACGCGAACTGATGCTCGACACCATGGTGCAGAACACGCCGGTGGCGATGCTGCTGACCTCCAAAGGCGGCGACGGCCTGCGCCGCGTGGTGTTCTCCAACCTGGCCGCGCGCAAGCTGCTGCACGGCGGCTGGAAACTGGAAGGCCAGCGCCTGGACGATCTGCTGCTGGGCATGCCGCCGGCGCTGCGCGAGGCGGTCGCGCGCGGCGGCGACAGCCTGTTCACCATCGACGACGAGGAGGATCCGGAAGAGGAGCAGGTCTACCATCTGTCGCGGCGCCGCTTCCGCCTCAACGGCCGCCTGCACGAACTGCTGCTGATCCGCCTGCTCACCGCCGAACTGCGCCGCCAGGAAGTGCATACCTGGAAGAAGGTGATCCGGGTGATCAGCCACGAATTGAACAACTCGCTGGCGCCGATCGCCTCGCTGGCGCATTCCGGCGCCGAGCTGGTGCGGCGGCAGAAGGTGGAGCGGCTGGAGGAAGTCTTCGGCACCATCGAGGAGCGCGCGCGGCACCTGGAAGGCTTCATCCGCGGCTATGCGCGCTTCGCCAAGCTGCCGCAGCCGCAGTTGCAGACCGTGCACTGGGCGCAGTTCCTGGGCGGGTTGCAGCAGCAGATCCCGTTCGCGCTGGAACTGGAAACCCCCGACCTGCACAGCCGTGTCGATCCGGCGCAGTTGCAGCAGGCGCTGCTCAACCTGGTCAAGAACGCGCACGAATCCAGCCCCGAGGGCCTGGCGCCGGCCGACAGCGTGCGCATCCGCGTCTCCACCCGCCCCGAGTGGCTGCGTATCGAGGTGCTGGACCGCGGCAGCGGCATGAACGAAGCGGTGCTGCACAACGCGCTGATGCCGTTCTATTCGACCAAGCGCAACGGCACCGGCCTGGGCCTGGCGCTGACCCGCGAGATCGTCGAAGCGCACGGCGGCCGCCTGTCGCTGCAGAATCGCGACGACGGCGGACTGTGCGTGGCGGTGCAGTTGCCGCTGGCGTCGGCGAACTAG
- a CDS encoding sigma-54 dependent transcriptional regulator: MPCILIIDDNPAVATALEVLFSLHDIETVHADSPEAGLQRLAESDIDLVLQDMNFTADTTSGEEGVALFDAIRARHPDLPVILLTAWTQLSSAVELVKAGAADYLAKPWDDRKLLTTVNNLLELSEARRELERRRDGERRHRQQLAQRYDLRGAVFADPASERAIALACQVARSELPVLITGPNGSGKEKIAEIVQANSPVRQGPFVALNCGAIPAELIEAELFGAEAGAYTGANKVREGKFEAADGGTLFLDEIGNLSLAGQMKLLRVLETGRFERLGSNRERQVKVRVISATNADLTTMIRDGTFREDLYYRLNAVELSLPALADRPGDILPLAEHFLSGAKPLSAGAAQALQRHAWPGNVRELRNVIQRAELLAGGRQIEAADLNLPKPAAQRPAPCAEPDRERIVAVLGRANGVIAQAAAELGMSRQALYRRMDRYGIPRE; the protein is encoded by the coding sequence ATGCCCTGCATCCTGATCATCGACGACAACCCCGCCGTCGCCACCGCGCTGGAAGTGCTGTTCTCCCTGCACGACATCGAGACGGTGCATGCGGACAGTCCGGAGGCCGGGCTGCAGCGCCTGGCAGAGAGCGATATCGATCTGGTGCTGCAGGACATGAACTTCACCGCCGATACCACCTCGGGCGAGGAAGGCGTGGCGCTGTTCGATGCGATCCGCGCGCGCCATCCGGACCTGCCGGTGATCCTGTTGACCGCCTGGACCCAGCTCAGCAGCGCGGTGGAACTGGTCAAGGCCGGCGCCGCCGACTACCTGGCCAAGCCCTGGGACGATCGCAAGCTGCTGACCACGGTCAACAACCTGCTGGAACTGTCCGAAGCGCGGCGCGAACTGGAGCGGCGCCGCGACGGTGAACGCCGCCATCGCCAACAGCTGGCGCAGCGCTACGACCTGCGCGGCGCGGTGTTCGCCGATCCGGCCAGCGAACGCGCCATCGCCCTGGCCTGCCAGGTCGCGCGCTCGGAACTGCCGGTGCTGATCACCGGCCCCAACGGCAGCGGCAAGGAGAAGATCGCCGAGATCGTCCAGGCCAATTCGCCGGTGCGGCAGGGCCCGTTCGTGGCGCTGAACTGCGGCGCGATTCCGGCCGAGCTGATCGAAGCGGAATTGTTCGGCGCCGAGGCCGGCGCCTACACCGGCGCCAACAAGGTCCGCGAAGGCAAGTTCGAGGCCGCCGACGGCGGCACCCTGTTCCTGGACGAGATCGGCAACCTGTCGCTGGCCGGGCAGATGAAGCTGCTGCGCGTGCTGGAAACCGGCCGCTTCGAACGGCTTGGCTCCAACCGCGAGCGCCAGGTCAAGGTGCGGGTGATCAGCGCCACCAATGCGGACCTGACGACGATGATCCGCGACGGCACATTCCGCGAGGATCTGTACTACCGGCTCAACGCGGTGGAGCTGTCGCTGCCGGCGCTGGCCGACCGGCCCGGCGACATCCTGCCGCTGGCCGAGCACTTCCTGTCCGGCGCCAAGCCGCTGTCGGCCGGCGCCGCCCAGGCGCTGCAGCGGCATGCCTGGCCCGGCAACGTGCGTGAGCTGCGCAACGTGATCCAGCGCGCCGAGCTGCTGGCCGGCGGCCGCCAGATCGAGGCCGCCGACCTCAACCTGCCCAAGCCCGCCGCGCAGCGTCCGGCACCCTGCGCCGAACCGGACCGCGAGCGCATCGTCGCGGTGCTGGGCCGCGCCAACGGCGTCATCGCCCAGGCCGCCGCCGAGTTGGGCATGAGCCGGCAGGCGCTGTACCGGCGCATGGACCGCTACGGAATCCCGCGCGAATGA
- a CDS encoding F0F1 ATP synthase subunit epsilon, with translation MSTIRCDIVSAEHEIYHGEATLVVATGELGELGIAPKHAPLITRLKPGKVVVTTASGEQLDFAISGGILEVQPQVVTILADTAIRAQDIDEASVRKAKEDAERMLANRGEGIDVAEAQAKLAEVTAQLQALERLRKNLKH, from the coding sequence ATGAGCACCATCCGTTGCGACATCGTCAGCGCCGAGCACGAGATCTACCACGGTGAAGCGACCCTGGTGGTCGCCACCGGCGAGCTGGGCGAGCTGGGCATCGCGCCCAAGCACGCGCCGCTGATCACCCGGCTCAAGCCCGGCAAGGTGGTGGTGACCACCGCCAGCGGCGAGCAGCTGGATTTCGCCATTTCCGGCGGCATCCTCGAGGTGCAGCCGCAGGTGGTGACCATCCTGGCCGACACCGCGATCCGCGCGCAGGACATCGACGAGGCGTCGGTGCGCAAGGCCAAGGAAGACGCCGAGCGCATGCTGGCCAACCGTGGCGAAGGCATCGACGTGGCCGAGGCGCAGGCCAAGCTGGCGGAAGTCACCGCGCAGCTGCAGGCGCTGGAGCGCCTGCGCAAGAACCTCAAGCACTGA
- a CDS encoding right-handed parallel beta-helix repeat-containing protein — protein sequence MLLRRARCWGLGLLLATAGAAQAQTFRLYLAPDGDDAAAGTSAATALHSLAAAQQRLQAQSPTTEVEIVVAPGTYLGQSVRWTFRNGAPLRIAAAAAAGAATMPLFDGRGGGTWFTLRGGGNQRTQLQFVGLEVSNYWMALDLGSGNAAADGNAGNAIRGMRFTRIGGIHGRGDPAYSYAAIRLQNSRDNVIADNQFSAIDNSKETSGYIHALYLARHSTGNTVEGNSFTDVNGDVVRTRDASDGTMVRGNHFVRAGKYAAFSDWFDPDQHECPSRGGRFVDNTVGAGYYGAIPATATTGADDACGALNTPRIVESGTVHE from the coding sequence ATGCTGCTACGACGCGCGCGGTGCTGGGGTCTGGGGTTGCTGCTGGCCACGGCGGGCGCCGCGCAGGCGCAGACCTTTCGCCTGTACCTGGCGCCGGACGGCGACGACGCCGCGGCCGGGACCAGTGCCGCGACCGCGCTGCACAGCCTGGCTGCGGCGCAGCAACGCCTGCAGGCGCAATCGCCGACCACCGAGGTGGAGATCGTGGTCGCGCCCGGGACCTACCTGGGCCAGTCGGTGCGCTGGACCTTCCGCAACGGCGCGCCGCTGCGCATCGCCGCCGCCGCCGCCGCCGGCGCGGCGACGATGCCGCTGTTCGACGGACGCGGCGGCGGCACCTGGTTCACCCTGCGTGGCGGCGGCAACCAGCGCACCCAGCTGCAGTTCGTCGGCCTGGAGGTCAGCAACTACTGGATGGCGCTGGACCTTGGCAGCGGCAACGCGGCCGCCGACGGCAACGCCGGCAACGCGATCCGCGGCATGCGCTTCACCCGCATCGGCGGCATCCACGGCCGGGGCGATCCGGCGTATTCGTATGCGGCGATCCGCCTGCAGAACTCGCGCGACAACGTGATCGCCGACAACCAGTTCAGCGCGATCGACAACAGCAAGGAAACCTCCGGCTACATCCATGCGCTGTATCTGGCGCGGCATTCGACCGGCAATACGGTCGAAGGCAACAGCTTCACCGACGTCAACGGCGACGTGGTGCGCACCCGCGATGCGTCCGACGGGACCATGGTGCGCGGCAACCACTTCGTGCGTGCCGGCAAGTACGCCGCGTTCTCCGACTGGTTCGATCCGGACCAGCACGAATGCCCGTCGCGCGGCGGGCGCTTCGTCGACAACACCGTCGGCGCCGGCTATTACGGCGCGATTCCGGCGACGGCCACGACCGGCGCCGACGACGCCTGCGGGGCGTTGAATACGCCCCGCATCGTCGAGAGCGGCACCGTGCACGAGTGA
- a CDS encoding chorismate mutase yields the protein MTASVAAPLPRVLSALLAGTAMLGCAMPARSATPLEPLLDRIVERNAIGDQVALSKWDSGKPVLDATREAAVLASVREQAPAHGVDADDATRFFGMQIESNKLVQYQLLERWRLRGRAPDQPRPDLTALRARLDRLQGEMLDALQANAATRQAPDCPAATARAAEAYALRWQLDQVHRTALVRSLGDFCR from the coding sequence ATGACCGCTTCCGTCGCTGCCCCCCTTCCGCGCGTGCTGAGCGCGCTGCTGGCCGGTACCGCCATGCTGGGCTGCGCGATGCCTGCGCGCAGCGCCACCCCGCTGGAACCGCTGCTCGACCGTATCGTCGAGCGCAACGCGATCGGCGACCAGGTGGCGCTGAGCAAATGGGACAGCGGCAAGCCGGTGCTGGACGCCACGCGCGAAGCCGCGGTGCTGGCCAGCGTGCGCGAGCAGGCGCCGGCGCACGGCGTGGATGCGGACGATGCGACGCGCTTCTTCGGCATGCAGATCGAGTCCAACAAGCTGGTGCAGTACCAGTTGCTGGAGCGCTGGCGGCTGCGCGGCCGCGCGCCCGACCAGCCGCGTCCGGACCTGACCGCGCTGCGCGCGCGCCTGGACCGGCTGCAGGGCGAGATGCTCGACGCGCTGCAGGCCAATGCCGCGACCCGGCAGGCGCCGGATTGCCCGGCCGCGACCGCGCGCGCGGCCGAGGCCTATGCGCTGCGCTGGCAGCTGGACCAGGTCCACCGCACCGCGCTGGTGCGCAGCCTGGGCGATTTCTGCCGCTGA